CCTTCCAGTGGCCGTGAATGTTGCAGTATTCGCGGGCGGTCACCTTGGCCGCCTGGAGACAGAACTCGGCCTCGGGCGCGTCGCCGGGCTTGAGGAACTTGTGGTAGCTCACGCCGTCTGCGACGAGTTCGATCCACTCGATATAGTGCTTCTCTTCCATGGGATGGGCCACGGCCCCGACCTTGACCTTGTAGCCGGTCGCGGTCTTCTCGATGACCGGGACGTGCTTTTCCTTGGCCGCGTCCACGGTGCCTTCCTTCATGTACTTCATGGGCTCGCCGCAGCAGACGAGTTCGCCCGCGCCGCCGTGCAGTACGGCGACGATGTTGCCACAGGCCTCGCACTTGTAGACTTCATACCTTTCAGCCGCCATATCGATGACCTCCTTGATGGTCGTTCCGGCAGGCGGTCGCGCAGACCGCCCAGGCCTTCTCCGCAG
The genomic region above belongs to Alkalidesulfovibrio alkalitolerans DSM 16529 and contains:
- a CDS encoding desulfoferrodoxin encodes the protein MAAERYEVYKCEACGNIVAVLHGGAGELVCCGEPMKYMKEGTVDAAKEKHVPVIEKTATGYKVKVGAVAHPMEEKHYIEWIELVADGVSYHKFLKPGDAPEAEFCLQAAKVTAREYCNIHGHWKAEG